The following are encoded together in the Parabacteroides chongii genome:
- a CDS encoding DJ-1 family glyoxalase III — MKQAFVFLATGFEEIEALGTADILRRGGVRATTVSIDGNKRVMGAHNIPVVADYVFEDADYSSADALILPGGIPGSNHLNTCTRLKELVMEKYKEDKILAAICAGPMVLGGLGLLKGRKATCFPYFEPTMIGAIPTENGVEQDGNIITCKGPGFVFDFGLTILRALRDEEIAQEVAAALLVNYK, encoded by the coding sequence ATGAAACAAGCATTTGTATTCCTGGCTACAGGATTTGAAGAAATTGAAGCATTGGGCACAGCCGATATATTGCGCAGAGGTGGTGTCAGGGCTACTACAGTCTCTATCGATGGAAATAAACGGGTCATGGGAGCACATAATATTCCGGTAGTTGCCGATTATGTATTTGAAGATGCTGACTACAGCTCTGCGGATGCTTTGATCCTTCCGGGAGGAATACCTGGCAGTAACCATCTGAACACCTGTACCCGGCTGAAAGAGTTGGTAATGGAGAAATATAAGGAAGATAAAATACTGGCTGCCATATGTGCCGGTCCTATGGTTCTCGGAGGATTAGGATTGTTGAAAGGGCGCAAAGCTACTTGTTTCCCTTATTTTGAACCGACAATGATTGGAGCAATCCCTACAGAGAACGGTGTGGAGCAGGACGGCAATATCATTACTTGTAAAGGTCCGGGATTCGTTTTTGATTTTGGTTTAACTATTCTACGGGCACTTCGTGACGAAGAAATTGCACAGGAAGTTGCAGCTGCTCTCTTAGTCAATTATAAGTGA